The Thermoanaerobacterium thermosaccharolyticum DSM 571 region TATTCCATGTATTCCGTATTTTTTTGCAACATCGATTTTTTCTCCCATAGTAGTAGAGTTTTCAAACCACACTTGCCTCGTTACACCATAAGTACTATCGTAGTATGTGTAGTATGGTTCTTGGTAAGTGTCGCTCCACTGTATATTTACACCCTTTTGTTGAGCATTTTGAAGTATTGCTTTAGTTGGCACAGAAAAGCCTCCTGACTTATTAGCAGGCCAGTCATAGCCATACGTTGCAACACCGAGGCATATCTGACTTGGTTTAAACCCCTCATTCAAAGCATCCTTAACATTGGTTTCAACCCACTGTTCAGGCGACACCGGCCCCGGTGGTGACGACGCATTATGCCTATCATAAGTCATCAATGTCACATGATCCACTAGTGGAGCTAACTTATGGTAATCATATATTCCTGATATCTCAGGTGAAACCTGATAGTGCGGTATTACAGACATATCCAGAATTTTCCCTTCTTTTTTCATCATCATTCTAAAAGTGCCCATAAATGCTGTAAGATAATCTTTATCCTGAACATAGTTTTTTGTTCCATGAGGTATGAATTCAAAATCTATATTATATCCGTCGAAACCATGCTTTCTCAATAGGCTTATAAGCTCATTCATTGTCTCAGTCTTAACTTTCGAATCAGTCAACACGGAGTCTTTGCTGTCAGCCACGTTTACAAGTGGTATCACTTTTAGCCCATTTTTCTTAGCAAAGCTTAGCGCCTTTGGATTAGTGGAATCTTTCACTGTACCATCGCCTTGAACAGTTAGCCATAATGGTGACAAAGTGTCCATGTATTTCGCATATTTAACAAGTGAATTGTATGAATTATCGTAACCTGGCGAATCCATATAAAATCCTACAACATTTAAACTTTTCTTTGCAGTAAGCGGCTTTTTTACAGAGCTTTTACATCCTGCCATTGAAATGGATGTAATCACAATGACAAGCATCAAACAGAATGAAAAAATCTTCTTGGTACTTTTCATAAGATATAACCTCCTTATAAAACTTCCTGGTTATATCTTTTCTTGAAAACTAAATATTTATGTAATAAAACGCTATTTTTTAGTTTCTTTGCCCTGGCACATAATCTCCCGGTTTGACATTAAATGATATCTTATGTCCATCGCTTGTTGCAACAATTGTTCCACATTCATCTGTCCTATATACAGGTATATTCCTTACTTTAAGCTTTTTTAATGTCACACTATGTGGATGACCGTAGTCATTTCCTTTGCCGCTTGAAATGACAGCATACTCTGGATCAACAGCATTTAAAAAGGCAGTTGTGGTCGACGTATAGCTTCCATGATGGCCAATTTTAAGGACATCAGACTTTAAGTCGTATCCTTGATTAATCATTTCTTTTTCTGATTCAGCTCCAGCATCCCCTGTAAACAAAAAGGATGTATCGCCGTAGGTTAATTTGATTACAGCACTGTATTCATTGAGATCATCATATTTTGTGCCGTTCGGTGCAATCATCACTGCAGTCAAAGAAGTACCTAAGTCAAGTGAAACTCCCGCTTTTGCCACGTCTATCTTTAATCCTTTATTTTTTGCCGCATTCAATACATACTCAAATGTCTTTGTATTTGTCGTCACTTTCGGCATGTAAAATTTGCCAATATCAAAATCATTTATTACGTAATCCATACCACCAATATGGTCCTCATGCGGATGTGTTCCTACTAGAATATCAATTTTTTTTACTCCTAAATTTTTCAAATAATTGACGACTTTATTGCCCATCTGGGGTACTCCAGCATCTATTAACATAGTTTCTCCAGTAGGTGATTGTATAAAAATACTATCACCTTGTCCTACGTCTATAAAGTGAACTTTTAACAGCCCGGCCTTATTTGCACTTGCAGTATTTTGCGATTCACTTAGATTTGAATCCGCCGCACTGCCTGCCGGTGCAGTAATATTGGTGCCTTGATTATTTGTCGAAGAGCATCCAGCAATAGAAAAAAGTAAAGTAAAA contains the following coding sequences:
- a CDS encoding ComEC/Rec2 family competence protein produces the protein MLKKFFIVFLIFTLLFSIAGCSSTNNQGTNITAPAGSAADSNLSESQNTASANKAGLLKVHFIDVGQGDSIFIQSPTGETMLIDAGVPQMGNKVVNYLKNLGVKKIDILVGTHPHEDHIGGMDYVINDFDIGKFYMPKVTTNTKTFEYVLNAAKNKGLKIDVAKAGVSLDLGTSLTAVMIAPNGTKYDDLNEYSAVIKLTYGDTSFLFTGDAGAESEKEMINQGYDLKSDVLKIGHHGSYTSTTTAFLNAVDPEYAVISSGKGNDYGHPHSVTLKKLKVRNIPVYRTDECGTIVATSDGHKISFNVKPGDYVPGQRN
- a CDS encoding glycosyl hydrolase family 18 protein, encoding MKSTKKIFSFCLMLVIVITSISMAGCKSSVKKPLTAKKSLNVVGFYMDSPGYDNSYNSLVKYAKYMDTLSPLWLTVQGDGTVKDSTNPKALSFAKKNGLKVIPLVNVADSKDSVLTDSKVKTETMNELISLLRKHGFDGYNIDFEFIPHGTKNYVQDKDYLTAFMGTFRMMMKKEGKILDMSVIPHYQVSPEISGIYDYHKLAPLVDHVTLMTYDRHNASSPPGPVSPEQWVETNVKDALNEGFKPSQICLGVATYGYDWPANKSGGFSVPTKAILQNAQQKGVNIQWSDTYQEPYYTYYDSTYGVTRQVWFENSTTMGEKIDVAKKYGIHGICIWRIGFETPSFWDTISKKIGAK